The DNA window CTGGCTGATGCTGCCGAAGGCCGAGAGTCTCGCCGACGTTGCGATGCTTGGCGACCGATACCGGGTGATTGCGTTGTGCGAGACCGCCGCAGGTGTGCTCGCGGCGCCCGAGATCGCACGGCACGATTCGGTCGAGGCGCTCATGTGGGGAGCGGAGGACCTCGTCGCCTCCCTCGGCGGAACATCCAGCAGGCGGACCGACGGTTCTTATCGCGACGTCGCCGCGCATGCCCGGTCGCGGGTCCTGCTCGCCGCAGGAGCAGTCGGAAAGGCTGCGATCGACACGGTGCACCTCGACATCGCCGACCTCGATGGCCTGCTCGATGAGGCGACGGATGCCGCTGCGAGCGGCTTCAGCGCGACCGCCTGTATCCATCCGGGCCAGGTCGGCACGATCCGCGCCGGATACCGCCCGGGGAATGACGCACTGGAAGCCGCTCTGGCGCTTCTGGAGGCCGCGGAAAACGAGGCGGGCGTGTTCATATTCCGGGGTCAGATGGTGGACGAACCGGCGCTTCGGCATGCCAGAAAGACCGTCGGTTTAGCCCGTAAAAATCGCTGATTTTGACCGTTGTCAGATCGTTATGAAGTATTCATGCAAATGACCGTGGAATGGTCGGTTTGCGTCGGTGGGCTGACATAGTCTCGGAGGCAGGGATGAGGGCTGGGGAGCTCCATTTTTTCCCTGCTTAAACCGAAGGAATGGGGTGGCGAGATGGCTCGGATGACGCCTCG is part of the Mycetocola zhujimingii genome and encodes:
- a CDS encoding HpcH/HpaI aldolase/citrate lyase family protein, whose protein sequence is MTGFELGPALLFCPADRPDRFEKASERADAVILDLEDAVAPTGKPGAREAIAQHPLDPNRTIVRVNPASTAELAADLSALADTDYRWLMLPKAESLADVAMLGDRYRVIALCETAAGVLAAPEIARHDSVEALMWGAEDLVASLGGTSSRRTDGSYRDVAAHARSRVLLAAGAVGKAAIDTVHLDIADLDGLLDEATDAAASGFSATACIHPGQVGTIRAGYRPGNDALEAALALLEAAENEAGVFIFRGQMVDEPALRHARKTVGLARKNR